Within the Methanomicrobium sp. W14 genome, the region CGGAGCAAAAATCGACGATGTCAATTACAATCAGTTTTTTTGTGGTTTTAGGATCAAGCAGGCTAAAGAGAAGTTCAGGCCCGCCAAGCCCGGCATCGATGGTTTTTACGTTTCCGGGAAGCACGGTTCTTTTAAGCTCTTCAATTACAGCCGGACCGAACCCGTCATCGGCAAATAACGGATTTCCGCAGCCTGCGATTACAATCTCGGGATACAATTGCAATACCTCTTTTTTCGTTTAGTATACCTGTTGCAGTCTGATCTCTTTGGTATTAAAAATAATAAATATTTAGTGATTTAGTAATATTAAAAATAGGTTTAATATGAAAATTTAATATTGCATAACCTGAACCATATATGTGATGAAACAATGATTGAAGATATCCTGAAAATGGCGGAGTGTGGGATAAGACCTGGCAAAAGTGATGTTTTGCGCCTCTTCCAGCCGAAAAATGATGATGAATTCTCAAAAATAATTGATACTGCCTTTGGAATTAAAAAGCAATACAGCAAAACCGTAAAACTGACATCTACAATTCATATTACAAACGAGTGCAGTATCACACCTAAATGCAAGTACTGCGGTTTTGCCGCAGGGACATCTCCTGACGGGTACTATAAGCCGTTTTTTAAGACCGACGAAGAAATACTCCGGGCCTCGGTAAAGATTGAGGAGTCGGGCATCCCGAGGGTCAGCTGTTCCGGGGGTCACGGGTTCGGGGGGAAGCAGGCAGTTAAGGCCGCTTCTATCGTAAAGGAAAATACATCTCTTGAACTTTTAGTCAATGTAGGGTTTGACCTGGACAAAAACTCTCTTGAAGAACTGGCCGGCTACGGAACGGATACGGTATGCTGCAATCTTGAGACGACAAATGAAGCGATATTCAGTTACTTAAAGCCGGGTGAGTCACTTAGAGGCCGGATAGATGTGTGCAGAAAGATATGCGACAGCGGCATAGAGCTCTCGTCAGGACTTCTTATAGGAATAGGCGAATCTTATGAAGACCGTTTCAATCACCTGAATTTCCTGGGGGAATTTTCAGGTCTCGGAGAAATTCCTATAATGGGCTTCAATCCTTACAGGGGTACACCTATGGAAAACTGCCCTCCGTGTCCGTTAAGGGAGCAGATGCTTACAATAGCGGTAACCAGGATATTGTTCCCTGAAATCAGGATTACCGTCCCGACACCTACCATAGGGCCTGAAAACGTCAGGTATTCCCTGATGGCCGGTGCTGATAATCTTGCCACAGTAATCCCTGTAAATTATCCTCTTGAAGTGAAAGGTGTCGGCTCTCCTGTCTGCGGAACGCTTGACGGCGTCCTGAAAGTCGTAGAAGAAATGGAATTAAGTCCGCAGATCCGGTTTTCCAAAAAGTCGCAGAGAAGAATAGTTCCTGTCGGTCAGGTAATACGGCATGAGTAGAATTTTTTGATTTTCAGGAAGAAGACATGAGTTTCGAAGATATAATCAAAAACGCTTTTCTGGAGTCGATGAACGGTGAAAGGAGGGGGGACACTCCCGGTGAAACCGAAATGATAAGGGAATATATCAAAGATTCAAAGAAAATTGTCGTCCCGAACTGCAATGACCAGAAAGTGGAGGCTATAAACGAAGTATTAAAAAAGTTCGGGCTTTCTTTGGCCTCTCATCTTAATGTATATACAAACTGCTGCGATGCCTCAAGGATGCCGGCCGTGGAAAAAGCCTGTCTTGCACTCGACATTACAGGGGCCGACCTCGTGATTGCAAGGGGAAGGCTTGGAGTTCCTGGCTCAGGGTCAATGCTTATAATAATGGACTGCAGGGGAAGAATTCTTTCGGCAGCAATTTCCCCCCCGCATCATGCCCACGGAAAAACAGTCTA harbors:
- the hmdB gene encoding 5,10-methenyltetrahydromethanopterin hydrogenase cofactor biosynthesis protein HmdB, whose amino-acid sequence is MIEDILKMAECGIRPGKSDVLRLFQPKNDDEFSKIIDTAFGIKKQYSKTVKLTSTIHITNECSITPKCKYCGFAAGTSPDGYYKPFFKTDEEILRASVKIEESGIPRVSCSGGHGFGGKQAVKAASIVKENTSLELLVNVGFDLDKNSLEELAGYGTDTVCCNLETTNEAIFSYLKPGESLRGRIDVCRKICDSGIELSSGLLIGIGESYEDRFNHLNFLGEFSGLGEIPIMGFNPYRGTPMENCPPCPLREQMLTIAVTRILFPEIRITVPTPTIGPENVRYSLMAGADNLATVIPVNYPLEVKGVGSPVCGTLDGVLKVVEEMELSPQIRFSKKSQRRIVPVGQVIRHE
- a CDS encoding DUF3236 domain-containing protein, which translates into the protein MSFEDIIKNAFLESMNGERRGDTPGETEMIREYIKDSKKIVVPNCNDQKVEAINEVLKKFGLSLASHLNVYTNCCDASRMPAVEKACLALDITGADLVIARGRLGVPGSGSMLIIMDCRGRILSAAISPPHHAHGKTVYEAVKDEIKTALERIGFVDGIIS